One part of the Clostridium thermosuccinogenes genome encodes these proteins:
- the ilvB gene encoding biosynthetic-type acetolactate synthase large subunit, with protein sequence MKLTGAQAIIKALEMEKVDVIFGYPGAAICPFYDALLDSKIRHVLTRHEQGAAHAASGYARVTGKTGVCVATSGPGATNLITGIATAYMDSIPIVAITGQVSTDAIGRDVFQEADITGATAPFCKHSYLVKDACELPKVIKEAFHIASTGRPGPVLIDIPVDVQNAELDFEYPESVNIRGYKPTYEGHMMQIKRIAEAVRTAKCPVICAGGGIISSNASEELVELVEKCDIPVATTLMGIGSIPSDHRLNVGMLGSHGVYAANYAVHHADLVIIMGARVGDRAMAKVNKIAEKAKIVHIDIDPAEIGKNVGVSIPVVGDVKTILRQLLGIIERGEVDQWVETITQIKEKHFSRYDESMGQSFVKPQYVISLLSDMMGCDDIVTTEVGQNQIWAANCLKVKKPRTFISSGGMGTMGYGLPAAVGAKIGKPESKVVVIGGDGSFQMSLQELGTIKQNKLGVKIIIFNNSRLGMVRELQKNKYCGRYSQVFLDENPDFVKLVDAYGIKAERITCNKEVTMALKRMFEDDRAYLLECVVDPDEPTL encoded by the coding sequence ATGAAGCTGACAGGTGCTCAGGCGATTATAAAAGCATTGGAAATGGAAAAGGTGGATGTCATATTCGGATACCCGGGAGCAGCTATATGTCCTTTTTATGATGCACTCCTGGACTCAAAAATTCGTCATGTACTTACGAGGCATGAGCAAGGTGCAGCCCATGCTGCCAGCGGATACGCGCGGGTGACCGGCAAAACCGGCGTGTGCGTAGCTACATCAGGCCCTGGAGCCACTAATCTTATAACCGGCATTGCCACGGCATATATGGATTCCATACCGATTGTAGCTATCACCGGTCAGGTGTCGACAGACGCCATAGGCAGGGATGTTTTTCAGGAGGCCGACATAACCGGGGCTACGGCACCGTTTTGCAAGCACAGCTACCTTGTAAAGGATGCCTGCGAGCTACCCAAAGTGATCAAGGAGGCTTTTCATATAGCTTCTACCGGCAGGCCCGGGCCTGTGCTTATTGATATACCCGTGGATGTGCAGAACGCGGAACTGGATTTTGAATATCCCGAATCCGTAAATATTAGAGGCTACAAGCCTACATATGAAGGACACATGATGCAGATAAAAAGGATTGCGGAAGCTGTAAGAACAGCAAAATGTCCGGTTATCTGCGCCGGTGGAGGGATAATCAGCAGCAATGCGTCGGAGGAACTGGTGGAATTGGTGGAAAAGTGCGATATTCCAGTTGCTACGACGCTTATGGGGATAGGCTCAATCCCTTCGGATCACCGGCTTAATGTCGGAATGCTTGGGTCCCACGGAGTTTATGCTGCCAATTATGCCGTTCATCATGCGGATCTTGTGATCATCATGGGGGCGAGGGTCGGCGACCGGGCAATGGCTAAGGTGAATAAAATAGCCGAGAAGGCAAAGATTGTCCACATAGATATTGATCCTGCAGAAATAGGAAAAAATGTAGGGGTTTCCATCCCCGTGGTGGGAGATGTCAAAACTATTCTCAGGCAACTGCTGGGGATTATTGAAAGAGGCGAAGTGGACCAATGGGTGGAAACTATAACGCAGATAAAGGAAAAGCATTTTTCCCGCTATGATGAAAGCATGGGACAAAGCTTTGTAAAGCCTCAGTATGTGATCTCCCTCCTGTCGGATATGATGGGCTGTGATGATATCGTAACCACCGAAGTAGGCCAGAACCAGATATGGGCGGCTAACTGCCTGAAGGTAAAAAAGCCGAGGACTTTCATATCTTCAGGAGGTATGGGAACCATGGGATATGGGTTGCCTGCTGCGGTGGGAGCCAAAATCGGAAAGCCCGAATCAAAGGTTGTTGTGATCGGCGGTGACGGCAGCTTTCAGATGTCCTTGCAGGAGCTGGGAACCATAAAACAGAATAAGCTGGGCGTAAAAATAATCATTTTTAACAACTCCCGCCTTGGCATGGTTCGGGAACTGCAGAAGAATAAATACTGCGGCCGTTATTCCCAGGTGTTTCTGGATGAAAATCCGGACTTTGTGAAGCTCGTGGATGCCTATGGAATTAAGGCAGAGCGCATAACCTGCAATAAAGAAGTGACGATGGCTCTTAAAAGGATGTTCGAAGATGACAGGGCGTACCTGCTGGAATGTGTTGTGGACCCCGATGAGCCCACACTTTAG
- a CDS encoding S1C family serine protease, with product MFEERKRGGFFKIFITALITSLGVGIVMLYAGMLLAQRYLTTPGSPQIEQDINNLPAPQQIAVEVPAASESVVAAVAKTATPGVVGVSVLKVDSNSIYERNTAENWNIGSGVIVTSDGYILTNHHVAGGKNKRIVISLIDGRNIDGTTVWSDPVLDLAIVKIDQKDLPTIKLGDSDNVQVGETAIAIGNPLGLQFQRTVTSGIISALNRTIEIDNNYMEDLIQTDASINPGNSGGPLLNSKGEVIGINTVKVTSAEAIGFAVPINVAKPILAQLIENGEFNEPYMGIFAYDREAITYMDNNYKLDSGIYVVQVDKAGPAYKSGIKEGCIITSVDGRKMDTMMDLRCYIYSKKPGDIINVTHLSKGKTETVQIRLAAKIKDGLVTR from the coding sequence ATGTTTGAAGAAAGAAAAAGAGGCGGCTTTTTCAAAATATTCATAACGGCGCTGATAACTTCCCTGGGAGTGGGAATCGTGATGCTCTATGCAGGAATGCTCCTGGCACAGAGGTATTTAACTACTCCGGGAAGTCCACAGATTGAGCAGGATATAAATAATTTGCCCGCCCCACAGCAAATTGCGGTGGAAGTGCCCGCTGCTTCAGAGTCTGTGGTGGCTGCCGTAGCAAAAACGGCTACTCCTGGGGTGGTAGGGGTCTCTGTGCTGAAAGTGGACAGCAATTCCATCTATGAACGGAATACCGCAGAAAATTGGAACATCGGCTCGGGAGTTATTGTGACATCGGATGGTTATATTCTTACAAACCATCATGTGGCCGGTGGAAAAAACAAGAGGATTGTTATTTCCCTTATAGACGGCAGAAATATTGATGGTACCACCGTATGGTCCGACCCTGTGCTGGATCTGGCCATAGTCAAGATAGACCAAAAGGACCTGCCGACCATAAAGCTTGGGGATTCGGACAATGTGCAGGTAGGGGAAACTGCGATAGCTATAGGAAACCCCCTGGGGCTTCAATTTCAAAGGACTGTCACTTCAGGCATCATCAGCGCTTTGAACAGGACGATAGAAATCGATAACAACTATATGGAAGACCTTATTCAGACGGATGCCAGCATAAATCCCGGTAACAGCGGAGGGCCCCTGCTGAATTCCAAGGGGGAGGTTATAGGCATAAATACCGTTAAGGTTACGTCTGCCGAAGCTATCGGGTTTGCAGTGCCGATAAACGTAGCCAAGCCGATATTGGCGCAGTTGATTGAGAATGGAGAGTTTAATGAGCCATATATGGGGATATTTGCCTATGACCGGGAGGCGATAACCTATATGGATAACAACTATAAACTGGACAGCGGCATTTATGTGGTTCAGGTGGATAAAGCCGGGCCTGCCTATAAAAGTGGAATAAAGGAAGGATGCATAATTACCAGTGTCGATGGCAGAAAGATGGATACTATGATGGATTTGAGATGCTACATTTACTCCAAGAAGCCTGGCGACATAATAAATGTGACCCACTTATCAAAGGGCAAGACAGAAACCGTGCAGATACGCCTGGCTGCCAAGATAAAGGATGGACTGGTAACACGCTGA
- a CDS encoding DUF951 domain-containing protein: MQVADKFCIGDIVELKKLHPCGSKQWEVTRTGADFRIKCLGCQHQVMLPRTKFEKSVKKILKSGLEQ, encoded by the coding sequence ATGCAGGTGGCAGATAAATTTTGCATCGGTGATATCGTCGAGCTCAAAAAGCTCCATCCTTGTGGGAGCAAGCAATGGGAAGTCACAAGGACAGGAGCCGATTTCAGAATAAAGTGCCTGGGATGTCAGCACCAGGTAATGCTGCCCAGAACCAAGTTTGAAAAAAGCGTTAAAAAGATATTAAAGTCCGGATTGGAGCAATAA
- a CDS encoding mechanosensitive ion channel family protein, whose translation MNSSLEEITGKLTDILGTRIFNALANFLSIILIILASIVIVRIGGFLIRKFFEKQKAFKYNAGEKKIDTITTLVISIFKYAVYILAGVIILSDRLGMKSVLATAGIGGVAIGLGAQSLISDVISGFFIVMEDQYGVGDTITVDSLTGTVEQMELRVTRLRNTNGDLYIIPNSQIKKVINHTRGNKAVIVDIPVAYSSDINKAFDAVNNVCRMVKSQFDIFTEEPKLLGITNMDKSGMVMRVIAKTLPNEQWEVERRIRKLVKEEFEKQGLQF comes from the coding sequence ATGAATTCCAGCTTGGAAGAGATTACCGGCAAATTAACGGATATATTGGGGACCAGAATATTTAATGCTCTGGCGAATTTCCTGAGCATAATACTGATAATACTGGCTTCCATTGTTATAGTAAGAATAGGTGGATTTCTGATCAGGAAATTTTTTGAGAAGCAAAAGGCTTTTAAATATAACGCCGGAGAAAAAAAGATAGATACAATTACCACTCTGGTTATAAGTATTTTCAAATATGCGGTATACATATTGGCAGGAGTTATCATACTATCCGACAGGCTCGGTATGAAGTCGGTGCTGGCAACTGCCGGTATAGGCGGTGTTGCGATAGGCTTGGGCGCCCAGAGCCTTATATCGGATGTGATATCCGGATTTTTCATTGTAATGGAAGATCAGTACGGTGTAGGAGACACGATAACCGTTGACAGCCTGACCGGCACTGTTGAACAGATGGAATTAAGAGTCACCAGGCTGCGCAATACCAACGGAGACCTTTATATCATACCTAACAGTCAAATAAAAAAGGTGATTAACCATACCAGGGGAAACAAGGCTGTTATTGTGGATATTCCCGTTGCTTACAGCAGCGATATAAACAAAGCCTTTGATGCGGTAAACAATGTGTGCCGCATGGTGAAAAGCCAGTTTGATATCTTTACGGAGGAGCCCAAACTGCTGGGGATTACCAACATGGACAAATCCGGGATGGTTATGAGGGTAATTGCCAAAACCTTGCCCAATGAGCAGTGGGAAGTGGAAAGAAGGATAAGGAAGCTTGTAAAGGAAGAATTTGAAAAGCAGGGTTTGCAATTCTAG
- a CDS encoding gamma-glutamyl-gamma-aminobutyrate hydrolase family protein encodes MARPIIGITPGYDEKGEKIFVKDGYYNGIIKAGGLPSILPLTDEEAVLEEFFGICGGFLLCGGPDMDARRFGEENLPCNGEISPLRDSMEIYIAKRAIELGKPVFGICRGIQVMNVALGGTLYQDISSQNRDRRVLKHSQDAPKWYPTHEIFIEEGTKVWRAFMKEKADVNSFHHQAVKDVASGFRVTSRTSDGMVESIEYEGHPFAVGVQWHPEVMWEKNDLHLELFREFVRQASETG; translated from the coding sequence ATGGCGAGGCCTATAATAGGAATAACGCCCGGATATGATGAAAAAGGCGAAAAGATTTTTGTTAAAGATGGATATTATAACGGCATAATTAAAGCCGGCGGGTTACCGTCAATATTGCCGTTAACTGATGAAGAAGCGGTGCTGGAGGAATTTTTCGGCATTTGCGGCGGTTTTCTTCTGTGCGGTGGTCCGGATATGGATGCCCGGCGTTTTGGAGAAGAAAATCTGCCTTGCAATGGAGAGATATCTCCTCTCAGAGATTCTATGGAGATATATATAGCAAAAAGGGCCATAGAGCTTGGTAAACCTGTTTTTGGCATATGCAGAGGAATTCAGGTTATGAATGTGGCCTTGGGGGGAACCCTGTACCAGGACATATCTTCACAGAACAGGGATAGGCGTGTGTTGAAGCATTCCCAGGATGCTCCCAAGTGGTATCCCACCCACGAAATATTTATTGAGGAAGGAACAAAGGTGTGGAGGGCATTCATGAAAGAAAAGGCCGATGTCAACTCCTTTCACCATCAGGCGGTAAAAGATGTGGCATCGGGATTTAGAGTCACCTCAAGAACCTCCGACGGGATGGTGGAGTCCATAGAATATGAAGGACATCCCTTCGCAGTAGGTGTGCAATGGCATCCGGAGGTGATGTGGGAAAAGAACGATTTACATCTGGAGCTGTTCCGTGAGTTTGTCCGGCAGGCATCGGAAACTGGATAA
- the rd gene encoding rubredoxin has translation MDKYVCTACGYIYDPEVGDPDAGIAPGTAFEDLPEDWVCPLCGVGKDMFEKQ, from the coding sequence ATGGATAAGTATGTATGTACAGCATGTGGGTACATATATGACCCGGAGGTAGGAGATCCTGACGCAGGTATAGCACCAGGAACAGCTTTTGAAGATCTTCCGGAGGATTGGGTTTGCCCGTTATGTGGTGTGGGTAAGGACATGTTTGAAAAGCAATAA
- a CDS encoding transposase, which translates to MRSTKNCISDITVAKHGIHDIITELVRKFNLDKFLFPEKYTLVFVAACMGIILFNNPTATYIAQKLYWVSHDAITRLLPLLSINNTNIMILFIQAIQSQTAGLGYLIIDDVIIRKPFGKSIFPTSYVYDHTNNRYVWGMHIVVLLWSNGWIKIPVAFRIWKPEEKCEEYHTKVELAIRMISFAHKFGLAAEYVTFDTWYSCKELLQKLSECGYHYVCMIKNNRKVLYNNRVNFNVKTISLLFSKKQYRYYPGTGFYIKALSVILPGVGNTMMAIVKNGYNASIQNTRFIITDLPGVAAQDILKKYLCRWDIEVFFRDIKQFLNFEKVQVRSIRKLEGHFSLVFITSVFVQILQIQNNLNTMGETISFLQDIVQVKVNGIVYIINVTSKDRTGKEVNTVSNPLATTIWDKLSA; encoded by the coding sequence ATGAGGTCTACCAAAAATTGCATTTCCGACATAACCGTTGCCAAGCACGGCATTCACGATATTATTACTGAACTGGTGAGAAAGTTCAATTTGGATAAGTTTTTGTTCCCTGAGAAGTATACACTGGTCTTCGTTGCAGCATGTATGGGTATAATCCTGTTTAATAATCCTACAGCAACATATATTGCGCAGAAGCTGTACTGGGTATCCCATGATGCCATAACAAGGCTGCTGCCGTTGCTTTCTATTAATAACACAAATATCATGATCCTGTTCATCCAGGCAATACAGTCACAAACGGCTGGTCTTGGATATTTGATCATCGATGATGTGATTATCAGGAAGCCTTTCGGCAAGAGCATTTTCCCGACATCTTATGTATACGATCACACAAATAATCGGTATGTCTGGGGAATGCACATTGTAGTCCTTCTATGGTCTAATGGTTGGATTAAAATCCCCGTGGCGTTTCGGATATGGAAACCGGAAGAAAAGTGTGAAGAATATCATACCAAGGTTGAACTAGCCATACGTATGATATCCTTCGCCCACAAATTTGGTTTGGCTGCCGAATACGTCACATTCGACACCTGGTATTCCTGTAAAGAGCTCCTGCAAAAGCTCTCAGAGTGCGGTTACCACTATGTCTGCATGATAAAGAATAACCGCAAAGTGCTGTACAACAACAGGGTTAACTTTAACGTTAAGACCATAAGCCTGCTGTTTAGCAAGAAACAGTACAGGTACTACCCCGGTACAGGCTTCTACATCAAGGCTTTATCGGTAATCTTACCTGGTGTGGGTAACACCATGATGGCAATAGTCAAAAACGGCTATAACGCATCTATCCAAAACACCAGATTTATCATTACTGACTTGCCCGGTGTAGCTGCTCAAGACATCCTCAAGAAATACCTTTGCCGTTGGGACATTGAAGTATTCTTCAGAGACATCAAGCAGTTTCTGAACTTTGAAAAAGTTCAAGTCCGGTCTATTAGAAAACTTGAGGGTCACTTCTCCTTGGTGTTCATAACTTCTGTATTCGTGCAGATTTTGCAGATACAGAATAATTTGAATACCATGGGTGAAACCATCAGCTTCCTGCAGGACATTGTCCAGGTTAAAGTCAACGGTATTGTGTACATTATTAATGTAACATCCAAAGACCGGACAGGTAAAGAGGTAAATACTGTCTCAAATCCTCTCGCAACAACCATTTGGGACAAATTAAGTGCGTGA
- the yyaC gene encoding spore protease YyaC: MLLRPQVLHECINTECESALKAFSDILYMIIKKGIINGYKSIVFVCIGTDRSTGDSLGPLVGYKIGKLKMKNIHVHGDLDNPVHAKNIDETMKMIYEKYNKPFVVAIDACLGRMEHVGYINIGEGPIKPGSGVNKNLNPVGDMHITGIVNFGGFMDFLVLQNTRLSLVMKIADIISMGIRYVLRKMSTSSEVMSLFYDCE; this comes from the coding sequence ATGCTGCTAAGACCACAAGTACTGCACGAATGCATAAATACTGAATGTGAGTCGGCCTTAAAAGCTTTTAGCGATATATTGTACATGATTATAAAAAAAGGAATTATAAATGGATATAAATCCATAGTTTTTGTATGCATTGGAACAGACAGGTCTACGGGGGACAGCCTTGGGCCTCTGGTGGGATACAAAATCGGCAAGCTTAAAATGAAGAACATCCATGTCCACGGAGACCTGGATAATCCGGTACACGCAAAAAATATAGACGAGACAATGAAAATGATATATGAAAAATACAATAAACCTTTTGTGGTTGCGATAGATGCCTGTCTTGGGAGAATGGAGCATGTAGGCTACATCAACATTGGGGAAGGCCCTATCAAACCCGGATCGGGTGTCAATAAAAATTTGAATCCGGTAGGGGATATGCATATAACGGGAATAGTTAATTTTGGCGGGTTTATGGATTTTCTCGTGCTTCAGAATACAAGGCTCAGCCTTGTAATGAAAATTGCAGATATAATATCCATGGGAATAAGGTATGTCCTGAGGAAAATGAGCACTAGTTCCGAAGTCATGTCCTTATTTTACGATTGTGAATGA
- a CDS encoding SpoIIE family protein phosphatase, with amino-acid sequence MALENVKDSIENIKIDSTFINDIINGIYDWVRVIDRDNNIIYMNKAMREAFKNYRPGDKCYKVVCKDYPCENCISRKAVFEGETQKKEEIIGGRIYSVMSSPVKNSKGEIIAVVEVLHDITEIKNMQNKIIQQNKKLMDDLKIAKKMQCNFLPKHLPEDKIDFSFIYKPCETLGGDFLDIFNIDDDHVGLYIADVSGHGVSASMLTMFLRSTINKSMPSPAHTLKNLYTDFNRSGFDSDMYITVFYAIIDLKNRRMIFSNAGHNVPPVVFNKNRFELLRVPGIPISNWMDEPTYEDRVIDLQKGDRLFFSTDGIVEIRNKDGEQFGEERLLNILLNDDSEPSSILARIVDSAGEFSSAKSFDDICDDITMALIKIK; translated from the coding sequence ATGGCTTTAGAAAATGTCAAGGATAGTATTGAAAACATAAAAATAGACAGCACATTCATTAATGATATCATAAACGGAATATATGACTGGGTAAGGGTAATAGATAGGGATAACAATATTATATATATGAACAAAGCTATGCGGGAAGCTTTTAAAAATTACCGGCCGGGCGACAAATGCTACAAAGTCGTATGCAAAGACTACCCTTGTGAGAACTGTATTTCGCGCAAGGCGGTCTTTGAAGGCGAAACCCAGAAGAAGGAGGAAATAATAGGCGGGAGAATTTATTCCGTCATGAGCTCTCCTGTTAAAAATTCCAAGGGTGAGATAATAGCTGTGGTGGAAGTTTTGCATGATATCACGGAAATCAAAAATATGCAAAACAAGATAATCCAGCAGAATAAAAAGCTGATGGACGACTTGAAAATAGCCAAGAAAATGCAATGCAACTTCCTTCCAAAGCACCTTCCGGAGGATAAAATAGATTTCTCCTTTATATACAAACCCTGCGAAACCCTGGGAGGGGACTTCCTCGACATTTTTAATATAGACGACGATCATGTCGGCCTCTATATCGCCGATGTTTCCGGCCATGGTGTATCGGCTTCAATGCTCACCATGTTTTTGCGGTCGACTATAAATAAAAGCATGCCATCCCCCGCCCATACGCTTAAGAACCTTTATACCGATTTTAACAGAAGCGGTTTCGACAGCGACATGTATATAACCGTATTTTATGCCATCATAGATTTGAAGAATAGAAGAATGATCTTTTCCAATGCAGGGCACAATGTACCGCCAGTTGTGTTCAATAAGAACCGGTTCGAATTGCTGAGAGTCCCCGGCATACCCATAAGCAACTGGATGGATGAGCCGACGTACGAGGATAGAGTCATTGACCTGCAAAAAGGTGACCGATTGTTCTTCTCCACCGATGGCATTGTGGAAATAAGGAATAAAGACGGAGAACAGTTTGGAGAAGAACGGCTTCTGAACATTTTATTAAACGATGATTCTGAGCCTAGCAGTATCCTGGCAAGGATAGTCGACAGCGCCGGGGAATTTTCCAGCGCTAAAAGCTTTGATGATATTTGCGATGACATAACCATGGCTCTTATTAAAATAAAATAA
- a CDS encoding TetR/AcrR family transcriptional regulator, with amino-acid sequence MYESFENLPEEKKKKIIDICIEEFAEKGYTNASTNAIVKKANISKGILFHYFKNKKSLYLYIMDYVIKSFMDKYRQYNINPSDDIFDRLMQTGIIKLKMAYDEPLMYKLLFDIFINTPDELKEEIQNRFKNIYAEVLPTLYEGLDMSKFRKDVDVRKAVEIISLFLDGLQKKYMAEFKGMDADEVLRRVDKLTDEYRQYFEILKKGMYENE; translated from the coding sequence TTGTACGAAAGCTTTGAAAATCTGCCGGAGGAAAAGAAGAAAAAAATAATCGATATCTGTATAGAGGAGTTTGCAGAAAAAGGCTATACCAACGCATCGACAAATGCAATAGTGAAGAAGGCCAACATTTCCAAAGGCATACTATTTCACTATTTCAAAAACAAGAAAAGCCTTTATTTGTATATAATGGACTATGTGATAAAGAGCTTCATGGACAAATACCGCCAGTACAATATAAATCCGTCGGACGATATATTTGACAGGCTTATGCAAACCGGAATCATCAAGCTTAAAATGGCATATGATGAGCCGCTGATGTATAAGCTGTTGTTCGATATATTTATCAATACGCCAGATGAGCTTAAGGAAGAGATTCAGAACCGGTTCAAAAATATATATGCCGAGGTTCTGCCCACCTTGTATGAAGGACTGGACATGTCTAAATTCAGGAAGGACGTTGATGTTAGGAAGGCAGTGGAGATTATAAGCTTATTCCTCGATGGGCTCCAAAAAAAGTATATGGCGGAGTTCAAAGGCATGGATGCCGATGAAGTATTGAGGCGGGTGGATAAGCTTACCGATGAATACCGGCAGTATTTTGAAATACTCAAAAAAGGGATGTATGAAAATGAATGA
- a CDS encoding ABC transporter permease subunit — translation MAIFFRELARNRKSFIIWTVILIASNLGMMAMYPVVAEQAGAYNELMKKFPKEMLEGLGMDRLNFSQILDFFAYIFLYIILFGGVYAMMLSSSIISKEESDKTIEFLLAKPVTRNAIVTAKSLCVLFYLILFNGLFIAADYIVFEAIKRDAFDMNKFLLLHFGFFMLQLTFASVGLLISVFIVKAKSVYPVTFGVVLGAFFLNIVSAVSDKLENLKYLTPFKYVNPSDLVASGKIETVYMVIMVLVIIISVVLTYVLYNRKNIAV, via the coding sequence ATGGCAATTTTTTTTAGAGAGCTCGCAAGGAACAGAAAATCATTTATAATATGGACAGTCATTCTCATAGCATCAAATTTGGGTATGATGGCCATGTATCCGGTGGTGGCGGAACAAGCCGGAGCGTACAACGAACTGATGAAGAAGTTTCCCAAGGAAATGCTGGAGGGCCTTGGCATGGATAGACTGAATTTTAGTCAGATTCTGGACTTCTTTGCCTATATATTTCTGTATATAATCCTTTTTGGCGGAGTATATGCAATGATGCTGAGTTCCAGCATCATATCGAAGGAAGAAAGTGACAAGACCATAGAATTCCTGCTGGCCAAGCCGGTCACAAGAAATGCGATAGTTACTGCAAAAAGCCTTTGCGTGCTGTTTTATCTGATTCTTTTCAACGGTTTGTTTATTGCTGCCGACTATATTGTGTTTGAAGCAATAAAAAGGGACGCATTCGACATGAACAAATTTTTGCTGTTGCACTTCGGATTTTTCATGCTGCAGCTTACCTTTGCTTCTGTAGGATTGTTGATATCGGTATTCATAGTCAAGGCAAAATCGGTTTACCCTGTTACTTTTGGAGTGGTGCTGGGAGCATTTTTCCTAAACATCGTATCCGCAGTTTCCGACAAGCTGGAAAACCTGAAATACCTTACTCCCTTTAAATATGTAAATCCGTCGGACCTTGTGGCCAGTGGAAAAATAGAGACGGTTTACATGGTCATAATGGTGCTGGTCATTATAATATCCGTTGTCCTTACCTATGTACTTTACAACAGGAAGAACATTGCTGTATAA
- a CDS encoding ABC transporter ATP-binding protein has protein sequence MNAIEIRNLSKYYGKVRGIEDISLDIAEGEIFGFIGPNGAGKSTTIRTLLAFIFPNGGSAKIFGMDCIKDSAKIKMNIGYLPSEVNYYDDMKVKDLLFYSAKFYKKDCSKRIYELSSILELDLNKRIDSLSYGNRKKTVIVQALLHEPKLLILDEPTGGLDPLMQNRFFEILREENRKGTTIFFSSHILSEVQRMCDRVAIIKEGRILKVETIDRLAGDKFKKVKIDFANGGRINLPGMVNVETKGKSMEFLFGGKMDELIKSLSELQVENLWIEEPSLEEIFMHYYETGRKD, from the coding sequence ATGAATGCCATTGAAATAAGAAATTTAAGCAAATATTATGGGAAGGTAAGGGGTATTGAGGACATAAGCCTGGATATTGCGGAAGGTGAGATTTTCGGTTTTATCGGCCCCAACGGGGCGGGTAAATCAACTACCATCCGTACGCTCCTTGCGTTTATATTCCCGAACGGCGGAAGTGCTAAGATTTTTGGAATGGACTGCATCAAGGATTCCGCTAAGATAAAAATGAACATAGGCTATCTTCCGTCGGAGGTAAATTATTACGATGACATGAAGGTTAAGGACTTGCTTTTTTATTCAGCCAAATTTTACAAGAAAGACTGCAGCAAGAGGATTTATGAGCTGAGCAGCATTCTGGAACTGGATCTCAATAAAAGAATAGACTCCCTTTCCTATGGGAACAGGAAAAAGACGGTGATAGTGCAGGCTCTGCTGCATGAACCGAAGCTTCTTATTCTGGATGAACCTACGGGAGGCCTTGATCCCCTCATGCAAAACAGGTTCTTTGAAATATTGAGGGAGGAAAACCGAAAAGGCACCACCATATTCTTCTCCTCCCATATCTTAAGCGAAGTGCAGAGGATGTGCGATAGGGTTGCCATCATAAAGGAAGGCCGAATTTTGAAGGTGGAGACGATAGACAGGCTGGCCGGCGACAAGTTTAAAAAAGTTAAAATTGATTTTGCCAATGGCGGAAGGATAAATCTTCCGGGCATGGTCAACGTGGAGACTAAGGGCAAATCCATGGAGTTTCTCTTTGGCGGGAAAATGGATGAATTGATCAAGAGTCTATCGGAGCTGCAGGTGGAAAATTTGTGGATAGAAGAGCCGTCATTGGAAGAGATCTTCATGCACTATTATGAAACCGGCAGGAAAGATTAA